The following proteins are encoded in a genomic region of Gossypium hirsutum isolate 1008001.06 chromosome D05, Gossypium_hirsutum_v2.1, whole genome shotgun sequence:
- the LOC121217932 gene encoding uncharacterized protein, translating into MASFQMLKRVQKSTTGKLWNSSSQTLTLTDKKVWQGSHYTEFPETIQDGDNGEFTHDADEGEFSGSIVGLVYRRRDGTRWVIAWSNPLLGESKVFTDIQQQPIHWGQIKTNLDKRGKQKFKVSKFGYIASVEIDPFTVKASFELEP; encoded by the exons ATGGCTAGTTTTCAAATGTTGAAGAGAGTCCAAAAAAGCACAACGGGGAAGCTTTGGAACTCTTCCAGCCAAACTCTAACCCTGACTGACAAGAAAGTTTGGCAAGGCTCTCATTATACGGAATTCCCTGAAACCATTCAAGATGGAGATAATGGTGAGTTTACACATGATGCTGATGAGGGTGAATTTTCTGGTTCAATTGTTGGTCTTGTGTACAGGCGACGTGATGGAACTAGGTGGGTTATTGCCTGGAGCAACCCACTACTTGGAGAGagcaag GTGTTTACTGATATCCAGCAACAACCTATTCACTGGGGGCAAATCAAAACCAATCTTGATAAAAgaggaaaacaaaaatttaaagtttCAAAGTTTGGGTACATTGCATCGGTTGAAATTGATCCCTTCACAGTGAAGGCATCATTTGAGTTAGAACCATAA